The Cyprinus carpio isolate SPL01 chromosome B17, ASM1834038v1, whole genome shotgun sequence genome has a window encoding:
- the LOC109074726 gene encoding NF-kappa-B inhibitor alpha-like — protein MERWGKPEGKSRPLLDSGIFCKWKRQAFSTDLIVCLMKQKKFPQTPSCRNNSDVNHSGNPPPSAKPRLFSQSLLTVLKLSQSTRATQTSDTNMELYRGSNTNQMDYNEDGRGPKSGKILASIDDRLDSGLDSLKEDECTDVESAFERLKVDGDEPWKKEHTEDGDTYLHLAVIHEATEAALKMINLSYGDPFLNIQNNQRQTALHLAVVTEQPLIVEQLLKAGCDASLVDDRGNTALHISCRKGSLACFSLLTQGCPQQLPAILQTPNYNGQKCIHVVAIQGYLSLLESLIQLGADINAQEQCNGRTALHLAVDLQNFELVKLLITKGADVHSFTYGGHTPYHLTYGRANTDIQKVLYELTAPHLRELPDSESEDSDEDYEDQCISDDDIYDDIKVMGQV, from the exons ATGGAAAGATGGGGGAAACCTGAAGGTAAAAG ccggCCCCTGCTGGATTCTGGAATATTTTGCAAGTGGAAAAGACAGGCTTTCAGTACTGATCTGATAGTGTGTTTAATGAAGCAGAAAAAATTTCCCCAAACTCCTAGCTGCAGAAACAATTCAGACGTCAATCACTCTGGAAATCCCCCACCCTCAGCGAAGCCCCGCCTCTTTTCTCAGTCTCTTTTAACTGTGCTCAAACTCTCACAGTCCACAAGAGCTACACAGACTTCCGACACAAACATGGAGCTTTACCGAGGCAGCAACACCAACCAAATGGATTATAACGAGGATGGCCGCGGTCCCAAATCTGGGAAAATACTTGCGAGCATCGACGACCGTTTAGACAGCGGTTTGGATTCGCTTAAAGAGGACGAATGCACGGACGTGGAGTCTGCTTTCGAGCGGCTGAAAGTGGACGGGGACGAGCCCTGGAAGAAAGAGCACACCGAAGACGGAGACAC GTATCTACATCTTGCCGTTATTCACGAGGCCACAGAGGctgcattaaaaatgattaatttgtcCTATGGTGACCCCTTCCTCAACATACAAAACAACCAGAGACAG ACTGCGTTGCATTTGGCCGTCGTCACAGAGCAGCCTCTTATAGTGGAGCAGTTACTGAAAGCCGGCTGTGATGCATCTCTGGTGGATGACCGTGGAAATACGGCCCTCCATATCTCCTGCAGGAAAGGTTCTCTGGCCTGCTTCAGCCTCCTAACGCAGGGCTGTCCGCAGCAACTCCCAGCCATCCTCCAGACACCAAACTATAACG GTCAGAAATGCATACACGTGGTCGCCATCCAAGGCTACTTGTCGCTGTTAGAAAGCCTCATCCAGCTTGGTGCAGACATTAATGCACAG GAGCAGTGTAATGGACGGACCGCTCTCCACTTAGCAGTCGACCTCCAGAACTTTGAGCTGGTTAAACTTTTAATCACCAAAGGCGCTGATGTTCACAGCTTCACGTACGGCGGTCACACGCCTTATCACCTGACCTATGGCCGGGCCAACACAGACATCCAAAAAGTCCTGTATGAGCTCACGGCGCCACACCTAAGGGAACTTCCGGATAGTGAGTCAGAAGATAGCGACGAGGATTATGAAGACCAATGTATATCTGATGATGAT ATCTATGATGATATTAAAGTGATGGGGCAAGTGTAG